GCCGCCATGGGCGGAATCAGCTCGTAGAGCATGACGGTCATCGACGGATGCTTGAATTTTTCCGGCGTCGGGCTGGAGTCGAAACGGGTGCCGAGCGGAATGCCTTTCGCCGCATAGTCGTTGCCGCAGTTGTAGGCGTAGCTGCGCAGGTACTGGCGGTTGGCGCTCCCTGTGTAACTTGCGTCGTGCCGGTAGCAGTTGAAAATATTCGACTTTCCGGAGGAGGGCGACGGAACGTAGCCCGGATTGCCGGCCATGCCGCCGTTGTGGAGCAGGAGCCAGGACCACGGAATCTGCTCGTTGGGCTGGTTCAGGTGGTTGTATCCCCGTCCGCGCGGCGGGCACCATCTGCCCTGATCCTGCGCGTAAATATGCATGAACGTCCCGAGCGTTTTCTGGTTGTTGACGCAGGTCAGGTCCCTTCCGGCGTCGCGGGCCATGTTGATGGCCGGCAGCAGCATGCTGGCCAGGATCGCGATGATGGCAATAACCACCAGCAATTCGATCAGAGTGAACGGTTTGCGCATAATACCGGGTATGTGAAGTTTCCTTGTACGGTCTGTCATGATATAACTCCTTTTTGTTGAATGAATTTATTCGGCCTCTGGCGGCAGAATTGTTCCGTTTTCGTTTCCTGGACTCGTCCGTCTGCATTGTCGCGGGATTCGCGGGGGAAATACATTTCCCCCGCACCCCCATTTCTTACCCTGTGCCGGGCTTTCATTTCCCGTGGGTTGCGCCCTTACCGCCCGCGGCGGAGGACTTTGTCCTCCTTACTTGTCCGCCTGCGGCGGCCAACTCTTCACCGCCCGCTTCACGGGCTGCGGCAGAGGGCCTTCGCTCCGCTGCATTCACCTTCGTCGCACCTGCTCCTCGCTGCCCGCTTCGGCTGCCGCCGAACCGTGCAGTCCGTTCACATCCGCTGCGCGGCGCATACCGCGCTTTTTTGCCGGGCGGCAATGCTGTTTTGTTTCACATACCCGGTATTATACGCAATTGCGGTTATATATGTGACATA
The sequence above is drawn from the Victivallis lenta genome and encodes:
- a CDS encoding prepilin-type N-terminal cleavage/methylation domain-containing protein; amino-acid sequence: MTDRTRKLHIPGIMRKPFTLIELLVVIAIIAILASMLLPAINMARDAGRDLTCVNNQKTLGTFMHIYAQDQGRWCPPRGRGYNHLNQPNEQIPWSWLLLHNGGMAGNPGYVPSPSSGKSNIFNCYRHDASYTGSANRQYLRSYAYNCGNDYAAKGIPLGTRFDSSPTPEKFKHPSMTVMLYELIPPMAAKPMNSILVTYDKTDAIGVAIGGADQFMPHGGGKRVNFLFFDGHAASAPRLKTWGDDSGYYRDWD